A window of Methylocaldum szegediense genomic DNA:
GATGAGCCCGTTCGCCAACCGGATCAAGGTGGATTTGCCGCAGCCGCTGGCGCCGATGACCACGGTCACGCGACCTTTGGGAACCGCCAGATCAATTTCGCGCAGCACTGTGACGTTTCCGTACTGTTTGGTGACCCGTGACAATGTCAGCATGATGCGATCCTACCCGCAAAGGAGACTGCCCATGAAAATCCTGACGACGATCAAACACGAATTGCTCACGATTCTTCCACCCACGCTGTTCTTTTTCGTGAGCTTTTGTCTGCTCATCATGACCAACCAATTGATTTCGCGGGAGTACCATATTCCGGCCGTCGGTTTTGCCAATGCGGCGATTGGAGCGCTGATCGTCGGCAAAGCCGTCCTGATTATGGACCGGTTCCGGGTCATCAACCGTTTTCCCCGTAAACCATTGATCTACAACGTGGTGTGGACAACCGGCATCTATTTTGGCGCCACGCTGCTGTTTCGCTACCTGGAACATCTGGTGCGTTTTCTGTCGAAATTCGGAAATATCGCGGAAGCCCACCGGCAGGTCATGGAAAGCATTGTGTGGCCGCATTTCTGGTTGGTCCAAATGTGGCTGCTAGTATTGTTGTTTGTGTACTGCACGCTTAGAGAGCTGGTTCGAGCGGTCGGAAAACGGGAACTTACTGCTCTATTTTTCGGCCTGCCCGACAAGGCGAAGCCGTAGCTTGTTCTTGCGCCGGTGCGGAAGACTTTGGGTTGTGCAAGACCGTTTATTGTGCGGCGGAACAGCAGCAACGAACGTCGCCACGGTAAGCGGGGCGGTTGAATGGGCCGGTGGTCCTGGTTGAGAAGGGGAGCAGGTGGCAGGCATGTCCGAACGCCGTCCCAAAGGGTAGGGGGTCCCTAAAACGCAGGGCGCGTGTCGGGACCAGGCGTCAGATTGCGTCGGTTCCGAAAGTCCTATCGGGCAGGGACCCGCGGGATGCGAAGGCGGGCGCAGTCGAGCCGGTTTGGTTCATCATATCCAACATGGTGCGCATTCTTTCATCCGGTCTGAGATCATTCCGCCCGTTCCTCGAGCGTTTCCGGCGCGCGCAGTGTTACCGCCAAGCCTTGTCCATGCGGTATTTCTGCCGATATCGCTTGGAGAGCAGCTTTCCATGCTCTTCGCACAAAAACCGGTGTGCCCCGGCTAATCCGGGCAAGCTCATGGGCTTTCTTAGATCGTAAACGGCCGGTTTGCGACATTGTTCGTCGACCCAACACAATGGCCTATGGGTATACATTGCATCCATTCCTCTTGTGACGAGATCAAAGATATCAAGCAAATACGGTGCCATCACCTTTTTCCCGAAGGCATGGCCACCTTCCGGTAGGCTAAGAAATCCTTGGATTTGGCTTCGAGGATCGGTAAGAGAATGAGTTCATTTTATCTCGCTTTTTCTCCCGGCCAGATTGGAATAAAGCCGCGCCGGTTTGGCATCTCGACCCGAGGTAAGCTCGCTGCGTTCATTTCGGTGCGCTCGTCGATAATACCGTTGATGTACAAGAGATAAGCCGTCACGGCATAAACCTGATCGTCGGTCAGGCTGCGGGGTGCATCCAGCGGCATGGAGCGTCGGACGAAGTCGAATAGGGTGGTGGCATAAGGCCAGTAGGTCCCGATGTTTTTGTCCGGATGGGGGCCGGTCAGAGAGCCACCCCCGGCCAATTCCTCGGCGCTTCCGCCGATGCCTTTGGGG
This region includes:
- a CDS encoding c-type cytochrome; amino-acid sequence: MRKQHHQDGRQLRRLAIVLFAVSAACSAAPEGPKLGRPASPEEIAAQDINVFPDGTGLPPGKGTAHEGKALYDAKCASCHGPKGIGGSAEELAGGGSLTGPHPDKNIGTYWPYATTLFDFVRRSMPLDAPRSLTDDQVYAVTAYLLYINGIIDERTEMNAASLPRVEMPNRRGFIPIWPGEKAR